TGATTCATATTATCCTTCcccataataaatatataaataactaaaattgGAAAATAAGTTATATATCGGTGCAATCATTAATACTCATGATCAATGTGAAAACGTTAGTGGTTAAAATTACATATTTGTGCAAGTAAAAATGACatgtgttatgaatggtgtgacttgagtgcacaattgatgtgtgcattcatgtgtgtccttgggatggaatcctatgagtgtgttaatgtgggtgtTTAAGTTGGTAGCTTAATGTTTGTagtgtttaagtgtgatttatatGTTGAAGTAATCATGGGAGTTATTGGTCTTGATGATGTTTAATGAAGTGCAAAAGTTTtcttgaagatgctttactatGTTTAGTCGAGCAAAAACTGTTAGAAGGCACTCTGAAGGtcactcgaccgagcgagctcctgGGTGGGTCGAACGAACAAACAGAATGCATCCAGTAACTGTCTGTAgcccgctcgatcgagcgaacTCTCTGTTCTGGTCGAGTGGTTCCTTTGATGcgcctaggatgctgtttttgtctattttaatTTCTTGGAGCTGTTACAACTCATTCATTATTCAGCATTAAGCATGTATTAAGTGAGCAATTCTCATTGAATgtacttagtactataaatagagaacTCTCATACTCATCCAATATATCATCAAACACAACTCCTAAGCCAAACACGTAACctttgttttatctcttactcaattgtaatacttcatttgtaagagtgttttactccattgaaataatataaacaagaaactacacaccacggaggacgtagccatcattgggtgaacctccttaaatcattgtgtcattttgcaaattttattttatcaaacatttgTTAGTTCATTGAAATTGTTATCGTTCTTTaaagttcttagcatcgtatcgATCTTAGCAAATTATTTCAACATGGATGCAACTAAATAAGCATGAGCGTAGTTTGAAAGGCGAAACTAGTAACCCCTACCCATCCATTAAGAATTTCTCGACATTTTGTGACGAGAAATGTCATTAAGCGGAACAATCTACAAGCGACGGATTGAGTAAATCACAAGTCTATAATTCAGTGCTGAGCATGAATGTGATGAAACGGCAACAATTATTGCTAGAAAATTTACCACTTGTGAACTTCTTGCTCATCTTCAAATAAAGAATCATTGTAAAGTTTTATGACATATCAATTGGGTAGCCAAAACTTAATTGCCTTCTTGTGAATGAATGATTGGATTCTATGTTGGCAGCTTCCAGCTTCGCCCTTTACAGGCGAAGGAGACTTGGATTTCTTGCATCTTATCTTCTTGGCTCAAATGGGTGCTAGCAAATCTGTCCCAGAAAAATCAATCCATGAATTTACCGTGAaggtatttaaatttttttctttgtatttaATGTTTCAGAATTTATTTAGATTTGCTTCATTCCCTTGTGTAAATTCTAAATTGTCTATATAACTTGGATGGGTGAACAGGATAGCAAGGGAAAGGATGTTGATCTAAGCATGTATAAAGGGAAAGTTCTCCTGGTTGTTAATGTTGCTTCCAAAtggtatattattgtatattaGTTTCcccatttgctttttttttttttttgtttcttctaagttatttttttttctgttggAATGAACAGCGGGTTTACCAATACCAATTATACCCAATTGACCGAGTTGTATCAAAGATACAAGGACAGAGGTAATTTTTTTGCTTGTTTGTTAGATAATTACTATGCTGAATTTACTTGCATAGTGTGCTTcttaggtttttttagcgtaAATGTGTGTAAGAACTAACTGCGAATTACAGTctaaatgtttatttttagcgaattacagccaccaaaatatcaaagtttacaGGTCCAGGCCAAAAACTAACTCCGACCACGTAACCAAAAATTCCGACTATCAAAATGGTCGAAATTCTGTGTTTTAGCTTGAACCTACAAACTTTGACACTTTGGTGGATGTAATTTGCaaattgtaattcgcaaaaatgtTAAACTTTAgtgctgtaattcgcaaattattctttttgtaatgtagtaagattttgCGATTAGGATAAGTAAAATAAGGGTTTCTTGTGAATTGTGATGGTTATTGGACGGAAAATGGAAGGAGAAGCAAAATAATTTGGGGTTCTTTTTGTTGCAACTTTCAAGCATaagatatttattatttaatttttttggttcaaatattttttgatgTATTACCTTAGGTTTTGAAGTTTTGGCGTTTCCGTGCAACCAGTTTCTTAGGCAAGAACCTGGTTCAAGTGAAGATGCTGCAAATTTTGCATGTACAAGATTCAAAGCTGAGTACCCTATTTTTAAAAAGGTAAACATTCCTCTAATATGCACTTGTCTAAATTACCTATTTCTCTTGATAGATCAGATTTAAGTTTACGTATGATCCTGTTTGTgcttttctttctttccttcAATCGAATGCCCTGTTTTATGCTTAATGAATAACCTTAGAACCATTGAATGCTTTACTTTAATTGTACTTAAGACTTAAGAGGTAACCAATTGATAATTGAGGATGCAGTGACATTTGATATGAAGGATTAACTTCTAAGTGACTGTGTCAAGTACCTTGAACCAATCTTTACGTAAcataaatattgaaaaataataagtgTATACGAATAAGAGGGTAGCTCAACTAGTATTATACGATCATGCCTACTTCTTTAGGCTAAAGGGATCATTCTCTTAGTTTCTGAATGCACAAGGGGCACCAATGCTATTTGTCTGCATCGGCGACTCCTGTGTAAAAATTGTAAAACAGCTggatattttttgttaaaaagcTCTGTCGTGTTGCACATGAGGTGGGCCTTGCCGTGCATTTCACCTTGCTTTGAGTGCTCTGATATGCCTTGGTTAGGCATACATCATACCTTTTGAAACTAGATTATTCTACATGATAGCCATTTCATTTCTATTTACAAAATGATGGGAGATATCCATTTCATTTCTAAGGTGCTCTGATATGCCTTGGTTAGCCATTTCATTTTTTAGGTGCATAGGCGAGGCGGAGACCCTTGTGTGCCTGGCGCTTTTCAAAACTAAATCATATACTATGTGATTTGaacattcatcatcatcaagttttGCACCTTTTGATGCTTGTTTTCTAGTTTAACCCTTATTTTGGATTAATAATTCTGTGTCTTTCATTCAACTGTAATGGTGATTATTTATATAGGAGTTCAAAAAACTGCTTGAAACAACTGTTTCTAATAACTGCTATAATAGTTACTATGCTAAATAACCTCTATATACGAAACTGCTATACATaatctaacactccccctcaagttgggtaGTAGGGTCACCAATACCCAACTTGCATAGAACTTCTTCAAAGAACTGAGTTCCAACTGCCTTTGTAAGAGTGGCTGCTAGCTGATCCTTTGACTTAACATGTGGAAGCTTGATTACTTGGGCTTTTAAtttctcctttatgaaatgtcGGTCGACTTCTATATGTTTtgtgcgatcatgttgaactgggTTTTCTGAAATGTTGATAGCCGCTTGATTATCACAGTATAGCTCACAACTCCTTTTAGGAGTGAAACCCAGTTCAGTTAGTAACTTTCTCAGCCATAGAACTTCTATGATTCCCTTTGCTACACCCTTGAATTCAGCTTCTGCACTGGACATAGCaaccaccttttgtttcttacttcTCCATATGACTAGATTTCCTCCCACCAGAGTAAAATAGCCTGAAGTTGACTTCCTGTCATCTCTATCACCTGCCCAGTCTGCATCTGTATATGCCACAAATTTAAGATGACCATTCTTCTGATATAAAACTCCCTTTCCAGGGCATCCTTTGAGGTACCTGAGAATCCGATGAACTGCGTCCATATGTTGAACCTGTGGTCTGTGCATGAATTGGCTGACTACTCCtactgcatatgcaatatcAGGCCTTGTGAGCTAAGTAGATTAATTTCCCTACCATGCGTTGATACTGCATCCGATCAGCTAATTTCCCTCCTTCAATCATCTGTAGTCCATAGTTCATCATCATTGGTGTCTCGATGGGCTTGCAGTCCAGCATCCCTGTTTCAGTTAACAGGTCTAATACATACTTCCTTTGGCATATGAAAATTCCTTTGGTTGATCTAAGAACTTCAATCCCTAAAAAGTACTTCAGCCTACCTaggtctttcatctcaaattcttgaaaTAGTTTTTCCTTCAGATTTGCAATTTCTTCTCTATCATCCCGggtaatgatcatgtcatcCACATAAATTATCAGACATGTTATTCTCGCTCCTCTTCGTTTAAGAAACAAGGTGTGATCCGAATTACTTTGCCTGTAACCAAATCTCTTCATTGCAGAAgtaaatcttccaaaccatgctctaggagactgtttcaacccatacaaaGCCTTCCTCAATCTGCACCCCTCATTTTCTAAGAACCCTGACTTAAACCCTGGTGGAGCTTCCATGTAAACTTCCTCCTGTAACTCTCCATGAAGAAAGGCAATTTTTACGTCAAATTGGTGAAGGGGCCAATCTAAGTTTGCTGCAATACTGAACAGAACTCGAATTGTATCAAGTTTAGCAACTGGGGAGAAGGTTTCTGAGTAGTCAACTCCATACGTCTGAGTGTATCCTTTTGCCACGAGTcgagctttgtatctttcaatCGTGCCATCTTATTTGTACTTGATCGTGAACACCCATTTACATCCGACCACTTTCTTTTTATTCGGTAAGATGCATTTTTCCCATGTGCCATTCTTCTTAAGAGCATTAATCTCTTCCTCCATAGCTTTTCTCCAATGTACGGACGTTAGGGCTTCTTCGACTATGGTTGGGCTTTTGGTTGTATCTAAGGTTGCCTTAAATGCCAAGGCACTCTGTGACAAATTCCCTGATCCAAACGACTTTTCAATGGGATATCTCGAACGCTATGCTTCATACTCAGGATCATATCTTCTTGGAGGAATTCCTCGAGTGGACCGAGGAGGTAACATATATGATGCATCATGACCCCTTGTTGCAAGTGTATCTGTGGCAACTTCCTCAGTCAAAGTATCAACAATCGCATTATCATTGTTAGTGTTGCCTGCGACAACTTCCTCAGTCAAAGTATCAACAATCGCATTATCATTGTTAGTGTTGCCTGCGACAACTTCCTCAGTCAAAGTATCAACAATCACATTATCATTGTTAGTGCCTTCTGAAACAACATTATCAACAAcattattaagatttttatgGCTCACCTGATGGTCAGACAGGATTGGTAGAGGAGTGGACAAAACCTCTTGGTGAGGTGACTCTGTAGCATTGTCAACTTACTCTTTTGGGTCAAGGTTGGGCAACCCTGGACTAACTAGCCAACTGAGATCGTCATGATACTTCTCCCCCTGACGGCGAAGATGGTGATAGTAGTGCTCATTCTCGATGAACTTGCAATCCATGGTGGTGTAGACTTTTCTAGTCAAGGGATCATAGCACCGATAACCCTTCTGATTCCTACCATATCCAATAAGAACACATTTCACTGCTCTcggttcaaatttgttttgtacCCTTGCTGGACAATGAATAAATATTGTGCACCCAAATATACGAGGAGGTAGAGTATGCGAAGAGGGTATAGAAAAGTGGGTTTGGAGGGTGGCTAAGGGTGTGTGGTATTGAAGGCtctttgtgggaagtctaatGGTAAGGTAGTTGGCAGTAGCAATGGCTTCCGGTCAAAGATGAGTGGGAACATGAGAGTCAAGCATAATGGCGCGGGTCATCTCAAGAAGTGTGCGATTTTTCCATTCTGCCGCtccgttttgttgaggtgtattAGGACAAGATGTTTGATGTATGAGgcctttttgtttaaaaaattgtttaatgTTAGAATTAATGTATTCTCTACCATTAACGGTTCGGAGCATGCGGGGTTGGGTTTGAAATTGGGTACAGATCATATTATAGAACTCAACAAACACATGAGATACTTCAGATTTCTGTCTAAGGAAGTAAATCCAACTCATGCGGGTACTATCATCAATAAATATAACAAAGTATAAAAACCATGTAGTCATACGACGGGAGCAGGACCTCACACATCAGAATAAACCAGCATAAAGGGCATATCAACTTTATTCAAACTATTAGAATACGAGTGTTTGTGACTCTTCGCAAGAATACATGTTTCACACTTAAACTCAGTTTTTAGTCCtacaaaattaggaaaaagtttTTCTAGATACCCTACAGACGGATGTCCCAGACGTCGATGCCAAGTCCATAGTTGTCTTTCCTCTGACCCGCGAACAAGTGTCGCTTTGCCTTTCTGAGTCTCCTCTTCCAAGTAGTATAGTCCACCTCTctcaataccacgcccaataattttccctgtctgagcatcctgcacaatacaacacCCGGGTTTCATGAGAGTCGTACAATCAAGATCGCTAGTAAGTTGACTCACtgacaataatttatgtgaCAGGCCAGgtacaaataaacaattttttaaagtgaGATTTTTTGTGAAAGAAATAGTTCCGGCTCCGCTCACTTTAATCCCTTCCCCATTAGctgttttaatgatgtctttccTAGGTTTGTCATGAGTCAAAAAAACATTCGGATCATATGACATTGTATCTGTGGCaccacaatcaaaaatccaaTTCCCTTCGAGATAAgataaagtattaaaaaaagaagaaaattgattggAAAGGTATGTGGCATCACGTGAGGCACGTGACCCTCCTCCCTTTATAAGGGACTTGGGCCACTGATCCACACTCCCCACTCCCCTTAACCCTACACCTTGTGCGGGGTTTCCATTCTCTTCTCTGCTTGTGCTGTTTCCATTTCCTTCTCTGTTGTTTCCATTTCCTTCTCTGAAACTTGTGATTTGCATGGCTACTCCTCGGTTCTCCCCTTCCTCCATGGATGGGGGTTCTTCTGTACTCCATCCCACTGCTGCTCTGCCAGTCCGGTTTTGATCGGAAAAACGTGCCGGTTTCCTTTCCCCTTTTTTCTTTGTGTCTGGCCACCACTTTGGGTACCCTACGAGTTTAAAACACTCGTTTCTTGTATGCCTTGTACCTCCACAGTGGGTACATTTTAGGTGAGGTTTATCATCTTCCCGCCGGTACGTCCTTTCTTTGGCCGAAAAAACTCCACCAAGCCGAAAACGGGCTctactataataattaaaatgaagcgggCTATAAATGGCTCAATATGAGTCGGAAACGGGCCttgtaaatagcataattaatgtataatttaaatattataaatgacattGTCAATGTAGATTATTAAACAAGTCTATAGGCAAACCTGTCACACTACTCATCCCCACTAAGAGTATAGGCTTGTTTAATTTAACTGGTTTCCTGTTTGCGCTTCTTATTGTAACAGGTTTGCGTCAATGGATTGAAAACAGCACCAGTGTACAAATTCCTTAAAGCAAGTAAAAGTTCTTTATTTGGTAATAGTATTAAATGGAACTTCACAAAGTTCCTTGTCGGAAAGGATGGAAAGGTCATTCAACGATATGGTACGAGGACTCCTCCTTTGTTCATTGAGGTACTTGTGCTCCCTCTCGTTTCTACAAACCCGCCTTCTTCTTTTGTTCTCATTTCCAAACTCGCGATGAACTTCAatcatcagtttaaactttctGTTGAagccccaaaatatgttatataatctaacaGAACAAAATCTGTATCATGCAGGGTGATATCCAGAAGGCGTTAAACGAGGACATGTAACAGATCATTATAATTGGGTATGCTGTAATGAGTTTTCTCATCTATTGttgtgttattattaatataagttTTGCCATTGTATGTAATTTAGTGCCATACTGAATAAATTTGGTAAGTGTAGATAATATTTAATGTTCTTTATGGAACTACCATATGTAAAATGTGTTAATTAATGTATGATTTCTTGTTTTGATTTGAGGATTGGCTCGAGAATCCTTACAAGCAAAGGCCAAGGGGAGAAGAaattaattctttaacaaaagcCTCCAGACACTAGGATAACTCATGATTCTCGATATTTTCTTAGTAGTATTGTTTACATCATTTTGTTGTCTTATTGGAAATATGAACATGACTACATGAGTGTCTTGGTGAAAATCgagtaacaaataaaaaaaatcaatactcATTCGGTCCTTAAGAAATAACatctttttgttaaatttttattatttgtaattggtaaataaaataaatacaaatgaaTGGAAGAAATAAGTAGACGAGAGATTAAAAGAGGAAATAAATTAGTGGACGAGATTAAGAGTTAAATGTAGACTGTTTTGACTTAAAGAAATAAGTTTGTGAAACAAactagaataaaaataaaagcaaaattatGGGACAAAGGAATAATTTTTAGGTGATTTATGTATTTAATGGATTTATTGATTATATTGAGCTAGAAAGGACATGTTGATTTCAAAACTACAAACAAACATGTTTGAATCATGTTTGTCTTTCTATATCCTAAACTTTATTTACAAACAAACATTGTTTGTGGTTTAATGACCTTAAAAATCCAAAGGTTAACAAATTCAGGAAATTCAACTCCATCGAGCAAAAACTAATTTGATGCAATTTGACTGCGTATACATTCGATAAGgtttcatcctaaaaccaattggtgaTCAGAGGAGTAGccatcaagcttatatgttagtcaacttCTCCCTAACTTTTCGACATGGGATCACACGTAAGTATTTTTTCCAAATGGTTTATATATCTGGAAATTCATAAATGACATCATTTGAAATGGCTTATTAAATTTTCTCGAAACTAAAACCACAAAGGATAGAAGAAAATTTGAATCTAACATAAAGTTATGTATAGGGAGAAAGCCACTCTTAGTGTGCAATGCAACTGAAGGTGAGGATAGAGTGCCCGCCTACATAAGGAAAAAGATGGAATAAAATAAGTATATTAATATcagctagtcttttgagagaccgtctttttgagAGGAATATCTCAAACTcaatccattaaagattaatgcctacttaccgtattcttaatgcctacttacattatccttaatgcttacttaccgtatccttaatgtctactttcaatattttaaatgtctacttatatcatttttaatacctacttataatatttctaaaaaatataaaaagccggcccaattaaaaatgatctttcaaagagactgtctctcacaataatttattAACACAGAACATGAACATTATGAAGTATTTAGTCTGTGAAAACGTGGCTCGTGAATAGGCTTATGCTCTCTTGTTATCAAATTGctgaaattattttttctaaaagatTCCTAATCAATCACTTTCTAAATCACCACAgaaatcaataatcaatcaatcattaaatatactaatgaagaaacgatttGAGACATGTATCAcactattattaaaaattttcctgcattttttctattattgagagggaaatttttgatatttggctttatatttagaaaaacaattaactcattaaaacGTGTAATATTTGTTCATTGATTATAATTATATGTGATGATCTATAAAAATACCATATTTccttatataaaccaaaaaacaatatatatgtaAATCTCTGTTTCAACCtagataataaatcatcatcatataacGAATAAGTTAACTAatctgactattttttcaactaaattctCACTCTTATCTATCATAGTTgaagactttttaaattttatctgtctcaattatcaatatttactatgagtatatgttttaatattgttgtataataaattatttatttcatttgataatgataatatcataacaagtacaaagatttaatgattaagtttgttgtaaatgaattatttttataaaataatatcattattcatatcagtaaatatttatagCATTTGTGTTTTATACGGGAATCTATCTagtataaaaataatgatagtaaaataaacaaaataaaaagaggtaaattaaaataataaaactccCACCCTAGATTTGTGTTCATAAATATCCAATAAGGATTACCTGATCAAGATATATAAAAGGTAAACGAGACGAAaaggtcttagtaaataacaatgatttgtgaagttaacaaatcacCCTTATGTGGTAGGATTTGATTCAAATCCTACCACATAAGATGAATAGAGTTAATTATACCCAAAAATTATGATATCAATAGAAAAGTTCTTTATGAGGACAACAAATGAAACTTCTCAAAATGACAAATGGGAAGATCGTAAAggaacaaaacaatatttttaaaagagtATCTTTATAATTTAGGCAAATATATAATATGATGTCAATCAACATATTTGTAATTTtagtatata
The sequence above is drawn from the Amaranthus tricolor cultivar Red isolate AtriRed21 chromosome 5, ASM2621246v1, whole genome shotgun sequence genome and encodes:
- the LOC130814036 gene encoding probable glutathione peroxidase 4, encoding MGASKSVPEKSIHEFTVKDSKGKDVDLSMYKGKVLLVVNVASKCGFTNTNYTQLTELYQRYKDRGFEVLAFPCNQFLRQEPGSSEDAANFACTRFKAEYPIFKKVCVNGLKTAPVYKFLKASKSSLFGNSIKWNFTKFLVGKDGKVIQRYGTRTPPLFIEGDIQKALNEDM